In Streptomyces alboniger, the following are encoded in one genomic region:
- a CDS encoding AI-2E family transporter produces the protein MSRVPGWIGRLGAGLSEMGERLNEKRREEDADSDADESNDPANGEQEHVPPPPAYAPDVAARPDPVAALPWGMRVAAEAGWRLLVLAGTLWVLMRVISAVQLVVLAFVAALLITALLQPTVARLRRLGLPRGLATAVTAILGFVIMGLVGWFVVWQVMENADELSGQVQDGIEDLRKWLLNSPFHVTEDQINDIAKSLREAVGANTEELTSAGLEGVTVIVETLTGLLLAMFSTLFLLYDGKRIWQWFLKLVPANARPGIAGAGPRAWRTLTAYVRGTVIVAMIDAIFIGLGIYFLGVPMAVPLAVIIFLASFVPLVGAVVSGALAVVVALVTQGVFTAVMALAVVLAVQQIEGHILQPFILGRAVRVHPLAVILSVAAGGMVAGIGGAVVAVPLVAVTNSVVGYLRSYSREAALKKRAPQPQGTTAVDAAQERSAGQA, from the coding sequence ATGTCGCGAGTGCCAGGGTGGATCGGTCGGCTCGGCGCCGGACTGAGCGAGATGGGCGAGCGGTTGAACGAGAAGCGCCGCGAAGAGGACGCCGACTCGGACGCCGATGAGTCGAACGACCCCGCCAACGGAGAGCAGGAGCACGTGCCGCCGCCGCCCGCGTATGCGCCGGACGTGGCGGCCAGGCCCGATCCCGTGGCGGCCCTGCCGTGGGGGATGAGGGTCGCGGCCGAGGCCGGCTGGCGGCTGCTCGTCCTCGCGGGCACGCTCTGGGTCCTGATGAGGGTCATCAGCGCGGTCCAGCTGGTGGTGCTCGCCTTTGTGGCGGCGCTGCTGATCACCGCGCTGCTCCAACCGACGGTGGCGCGGCTGAGGAGGCTCGGCCTGCCGCGCGGCCTCGCGACGGCGGTCACCGCGATCCTCGGCTTCGTCATCATGGGCCTGGTCGGCTGGTTCGTGGTCTGGCAGGTCATGGAGAACGCCGACGAACTCTCGGGGCAGGTCCAGGACGGCATCGAGGACCTGCGCAAGTGGCTGCTCAACAGCCCCTTCCACGTGACCGAGGACCAGATCAACGACATCGCCAAGAGCCTGCGCGAAGCCGTCGGTGCCAACACCGAGGAGCTGACGTCCGCCGGCCTCGAAGGTGTGACGGTCATCGTCGAGACGCTGACCGGCCTGCTGCTCGCGATGTTCTCGACGCTCTTCCTGCTGTACGACGGCAAGCGCATCTGGCAGTGGTTCCTGAAGCTGGTGCCGGCGAACGCCCGGCCCGGCATCGCCGGCGCGGGCCCCCGGGCCTGGCGCACGCTCACCGCCTATGTGCGCGGCACGGTGATAGTGGCCATGATCGACGCCATCTTCATCGGCCTCGGCATCTACTTCCTCGGTGTGCCCATGGCCGTGCCGCTGGCCGTCATCATCTTCCTGGCCTCGTTCGTGCCGCTGGTCGGCGCCGTGGTCTCCGGAGCCCTCGCGGTGGTCGTCGCGCTGGTCACGCAGGGCGTGTTCACCGCCGTGATGGCGCTGGCCGTGGTCCTCGCCGTGCAGCAGATCGAGGGGCACATCCTCCAGCCGTTCATCCTCGGCCGCGCGGTGCGGGTACATCCGCTGGCCGTGATCCTGTCCGTCGCCGCGGGCGGCATGGTCGCCGGGATCGGCGGGGCGGTCGTGGCGGTGCCGCTGGTCGCCGTCACGAACTCGGTCGTCGGCTATCTGCGGTCGTACTCCCGCGAGGCGGCGCTGAAGAAGCGGGCGCCGCAGCCGCAGGGGACCACGGCGGTGGACGCCGCGCAGGAGAGGTCCGCCGGACAGGCTTGA
- a CDS encoding alkyl hydroperoxide reductase: MALDELKSAVPDYAKDLKLNLGSVIGNSDLPQQQLWGTVLACAIASRSPKVLRELEPEAKANLSPEAYTAAKSAAAIMAMNNVFYRTRHLLSDPEYGTMRAGLRMNVIGNPGVEKVDFELWSLAVSAINGCGQCLDSHEQVLRKAGVDREVIQEAVKIAAVIQAVGVTLDSEDVLA; encoded by the coding sequence ATGGCACTCGACGAACTGAAGTCCGCCGTACCGGACTACGCCAAGGACCTGAAGCTGAACCTCGGCTCGGTCATCGGCAACAGCGACCTGCCGCAGCAGCAGCTGTGGGGCACCGTGCTGGCCTGCGCCATCGCGTCCCGCTCCCCGAAGGTGCTGCGCGAGCTGGAGCCCGAGGCCAAGGCGAACCTCTCCCCCGAGGCGTACACGGCCGCCAAGTCGGCCGCCGCCATCATGGCGATGAACAACGTCTTCTACCGCACGCGTCACCTGCTCTCCGACCCGGAGTACGGGACGATGCGCGCCGGTCTGCGGATGAACGTCATCGGCAACCCGGGTGTCGAGAAGGTCGACTTCGAGCTGTGGTCCCTCGCGGTCTCCGCGATCAACGGCTGCGGCCAGTGCCTGGACTCGCACGAGCAGGTCCTGCGCAAGGCCGGCGTCGACCGTGAGGTCATCCAGGAGGCCGTCAAGATCGCCGCGGTCATCCAGGCTGTCGGCGTCACGCTGGACTCCGAGGACGTCCTCGCGTAA
- a CDS encoding peroxiredoxin, producing the protein MLTVGDKFPEFDLTACVSLEQGKEFEQINHKTYEGKWKIVFAWPKDFTFVCPTEIAAFGKLNDEFADRDAQILGFSGDSEFVHHAWRKDHPDLTDLPFPMLADSKHELMRALGIEGEDGFAQRAVFIVDQNNEIQFTMVTAGSVGRNPKEVLRVLDALQTDELCPCNWTKGDETLDPVALLSGE; encoded by the coding sequence GTGCTCACTGTCGGTGACAAGTTCCCCGAGTTCGACCTGACCGCCTGTGTCTCCCTGGAGCAGGGCAAGGAGTTCGAGCAGATCAACCACAAGACCTACGAGGGCAAGTGGAAGATCGTCTTTGCGTGGCCCAAGGACTTCACCTTCGTGTGCCCGACCGAGATCGCGGCCTTCGGCAAGCTGAACGACGAGTTCGCCGACCGTGACGCCCAGATCCTCGGCTTCTCCGGTGACTCCGAGTTCGTGCACCACGCCTGGCGCAAGGACCACCCGGACCTGACCGACCTGCCCTTCCCGATGCTGGCCGACTCGAAGCACGAGCTGATGCGCGCGCTCGGCATCGAGGGCGAGGACGGCTTCGCGCAGCGCGCCGTCTTCATCGTCGACCAGAACAACGAGATCCAGTTCACGATGGTGACCGCCGGTTCCGTGGGCCGTAACCCCAAGGAGGTCCTCCGGGTCCTCGACGCCCTCCAGACCGACGAGCTGTGCCCCTGCAACTGGACCAAGGGCGACGAGACCCTCGACCCGGTCGCGCTGCTCTCCGGCGAGTGA
- a CDS encoding LysR substrate-binding domain-containing protein, translated as MRAINRGKQSNGKQPSLAQLRAFAAVAEHLHFRDAAAAIGMSQPALSGAVAALEEALGVQLLERTTRKVLLSPAGERLAVRVRAVLGEVEALLEEADAVKAPFTGALRLGVIPTVAPYLLPTLISLVHETYPDLDLQVHEEQTSSLLEGLAAGRLDLLLLAVPLGMPGVTELPLFDEDFVLVTPLDHWLGGREGIPREALKELNLLLLDEGHCLRDQALDICREAGRADAPVTTTAAGLSTLVQLVAGGLGVTLLPRTAVRVETSRSNQLLTGYFADPAPTRRIALAMRAGAARAAEYEELAEALRGAVRPLPVRVV; from the coding sequence GTGCGAGCCATAAATAGGGGCAAGCAGAGCAACGGCAAGCAGCCCAGCCTGGCGCAGCTGCGCGCCTTCGCCGCGGTGGCCGAGCATCTGCACTTCAGGGACGCCGCCGCCGCGATCGGGATGAGCCAGCCCGCCCTGTCGGGTGCCGTGGCCGCGCTGGAGGAGGCACTGGGTGTCCAGCTCCTGGAGCGCACCACGCGCAAGGTGCTGCTCTCCCCGGCCGGCGAGCGTCTCGCCGTGCGGGTCAGGGCGGTCCTCGGCGAGGTCGAGGCGCTCCTGGAGGAGGCGGACGCCGTCAAGGCGCCGTTCACCGGGGCGCTGCGGCTCGGCGTGATCCCGACCGTCGCGCCCTATCTGCTGCCGACGCTGATCTCGCTGGTCCACGAGACGTACCCGGACCTGGACCTCCAGGTGCACGAGGAGCAGACGTCCTCGCTCCTTGAGGGGCTCGCGGCAGGGCGGCTCGACCTGCTGCTGCTCGCGGTGCCGCTCGGTATGCCGGGGGTGACCGAACTGCCGCTGTTCGACGAGGACTTCGTACTCGTCACGCCCCTCGACCACTGGCTCGGCGGCCGCGAGGGCATCCCGCGCGAGGCCCTGAAGGAGCTGAACCTGCTGCTGCTCGACGAGGGGCACTGCCTGCGCGACCAGGCCCTGGACATCTGCCGCGAGGCGGGCCGCGCGGACGCCCCGGTGACCACGACCGCCGCCGGGCTCTCCACCCTCGTCCAGCTGGTCGCGGGCGGGCTCGGCGTGACGCTGCTGCCGCGCACCGCCGTGCGGGTGGAGACCAGCCGCAGCAACCAGCTGCTGACCGGGTACTTCGCCGATCCGGCGCCGACGCGCCGGATCGCCCTCGCGATGCGGGCGGGGGCCGCGCGGGCGGCCGAGTACGAGGAGCTGGCGGAGGCCTTGCGGGGGGCGGTGCGGCCGTTGCCGGTGCGGGTGGTGTGA
- a CDS encoding FtsX-like permease family protein: MSLDTPTKARTGPGAPPPPGSARPGGGFLRDLALGIRFAVGGGREGWTRTILTAVGVGLGVALLLGAASVPQLLQAIDDRGAARTPSGQFSSDGIKPSDKTVLQRDSPTDFRDVTVSGRIVRAEGEHPVLPPGLDALPGPGEMVASPALRKLLDSSEGALLRERFSAYRVTGTLGDAGLTSPQELYYYAGSDSLTREKGGQRVEAYGFHLPAEPLDPLLLVLVVMICVVLLTPVVIFIGTAVRFGGERRDRRLAALRLVGADARSVRRIAAGEALCGALLGLALGWAFFLALRQLAGVVDLYRVSAFPSDVVPLPALAALILAAVPVTAVVVTMISLRAVSIEPLGVVRSAKPRKRRMWWRILMPLVGLAILLAAGRVAGDMAPSVYAIGLGSTLTLVGLAALLPWLVEASMARLRGGGPVPWQLATRRLQLSSGTAARAVSGITVAVAGAVALQMLFGAMHDDFNRVTGKDPGRAKLVVTADVADGKLAGRMIDEFRTTKGVKNVIGTVSTYVVMPGKLKNPDALRPTTELTVGSCANLRELARIGSCEDGDTFVVHTGNKRMNKWVDASARPGKQLDLNPVSWDDPGREHVLWTLPADSRTVRARPDPGGDLHDGVYATLGAVDRSKLVDATTTAMIQVDPDDSDAEEYIRNTAAHIDPFLHVMTLRAVERDQQYATIQTGLQIGAVATMALIAASMLVSMLEQLRERKRLLAALTAFGTRRGSMAWSVLWQTAIPVAIGLALAVVGGLGLGYVMVRMIRKPVTDWWMFVPLTAAGAVLVAVVTLLSLPPLWRMMRPEGLRTE; encoded by the coding sequence ATGAGCCTCGACACCCCTACGAAGGCGCGTACGGGACCGGGGGCGCCGCCCCCGCCGGGCAGCGCGCGCCCCGGCGGCGGCTTCCTCCGCGACCTCGCCCTGGGCATACGCTTCGCCGTCGGCGGCGGCCGCGAGGGCTGGACCCGCACGATCCTGACCGCCGTCGGCGTGGGGCTCGGGGTGGCGCTGCTGCTCGGCGCGGCGTCCGTGCCGCAGCTGTTGCAGGCGATCGACGACCGCGGCGCGGCCCGCACACCCTCCGGGCAGTTCTCCTCCGACGGCATCAAGCCCTCCGACAAGACGGTCCTCCAGCGCGACTCCCCCACCGACTTCCGGGATGTGACGGTCAGCGGCCGTATCGTGCGCGCCGAGGGCGAGCACCCGGTACTGCCGCCCGGCCTCGACGCACTGCCCGGCCCCGGCGAGATGGTCGCCTCCCCGGCCCTGCGCAAGCTCCTCGACAGCTCCGAGGGCGCCCTCCTCAGGGAACGCTTCAGCGCCTACCGCGTGACCGGCACCCTCGGCGACGCGGGCCTGACGAGCCCTCAGGAGCTGTACTACTACGCCGGTTCCGACTCCCTCACCCGGGAGAAGGGCGGCCAGCGCGTCGAGGCCTACGGCTTCCACCTGCCCGCCGAGCCGCTGGATCCGCTCCTGCTCGTCCTCGTCGTCATGATCTGCGTGGTCCTGCTGACCCCCGTGGTCATCTTCATCGGTACGGCGGTCCGCTTCGGCGGGGAGCGCCGCGACCGACGGCTGGCCGCGTTGCGCCTGGTCGGCGCCGACGCGCGGAGCGTGCGGCGGATCGCGGCGGGCGAGGCCCTGTGCGGGGCGCTGCTCGGCCTGGCCCTGGGCTGGGCGTTCTTCCTCGCCCTGCGCCAACTGGCCGGTGTGGTCGACCTGTACCGGGTCAGCGCCTTCCCCTCCGACGTGGTGCCGCTGCCCGCCCTCGCCGCGCTGATCCTGGCGGCCGTCCCGGTCACGGCCGTCGTGGTCACGATGATCTCGCTGCGTGCCGTCTCCATCGAGCCCCTCGGTGTCGTCCGCAGTGCGAAGCCCCGCAAGCGCCGGATGTGGTGGCGGATCCTGATGCCGCTCGTCGGGCTCGCCATCCTGCTGGCGGCGGGCCGCGTCGCCGGCGACATGGCCCCGTCGGTCTACGCCATCGGCCTGGGCTCGACGCTCACCCTGGTGGGCCTCGCCGCGCTGCTGCCGTGGCTGGTCGAGGCGAGTATGGCCCGGCTGCGCGGCGGTGGCCCGGTGCCCTGGCAGCTGGCCACCCGCAGGCTTCAGTTGAGCAGCGGTACGGCGGCCCGCGCGGTCAGCGGCATCACCGTCGCGGTGGCGGGCGCGGTCGCCCTCCAGATGCTGTTCGGCGCCATGCACGACGACTTCAACCGGGTCACGGGCAAGGACCCCGGCCGCGCCAAGCTGGTGGTCACGGCCGACGTCGCGGACGGGAAGCTCGCCGGGCGGATGATCGACGAGTTCCGTACGACCAAGGGCGTCAAGAACGTCATCGGCACGGTCTCCACGTACGTCGTCATGCCCGGCAAGCTGAAGAACCCCGATGCCCTGCGCCCCACCACGGAGCTGACCGTCGGCAGCTGCGCCAACCTGCGCGAGCTGGCCCGCATCGGCTCGTGCGAGGACGGTGACACCTTCGTCGTGCACACCGGGAACAAGCGGATGAACAAGTGGGTCGACGCGTCGGCCCGCCCCGGCAAGCAGCTCGACCTCAACCCCGTCAGCTGGGACGACCCCGGCCGCGAGCACGTCCTGTGGACGCTGCCCGCCGACTCCCGCACGGTCAGGGCGCGCCCCGACCCGGGCGGCGACCTGCACGACGGCGTCTACGCCACCCTCGGCGCCGTCGACCGGTCCAAGCTGGTCGACGCCACGACGACGGCGATGATCCAGGTCGATCCGGACGACTCGGACGCCGAGGAGTACATCCGCAACACCGCGGCCCACATCGACCCGTTCCTCCACGTGATGACGCTGCGCGCGGTCGAGCGCGACCAGCAGTACGCCACCATCCAGACCGGTCTGCAGATCGGCGCGGTGGCCACGATGGCGCTGATCGCGGCGTCCATGCTGGTGTCGATGCTGGAGCAACTACGGGAGCGCAAGCGCCTGTTGGCGGCCCTGACGGCCTTCGGTACGCGGCGCGGCTCGATGGCGTGGTCGGTGCTCTGGCAGACGGCGATCCCGGTCGCGATCGGGCTGGCGCTCGCCGTCGTGGGCGGCCTCGGCCTCGGCTACGTCATGGTCCGTATGATCCGGAAGCCGGTCACCGACTGGTGGATGTTCGTCCCTCTGACGGCCGCGGGCGCCGTGCTGGTCGCGGTCGTGACCCTGCTCAGCCTGCCGCCGCTGTGGCGGATGATGCGGCCGGAGGGCCTGCGCACGGAGTAG
- a CDS encoding ABC transporter ATP-binding protein, whose translation MTPAGSLLTAHGLRKTYGPTTALDGAAFSIHPGEVVAVMGPSGSGKSTLLHCLAGIVRPDEGTITYDGRELTALRDAELSALRRSEFGFVFQFGQLVPELTCVENVALPLRLNGAKRKEAEATARTWMERLEVDDVTAKRPGEVSGGQGQRVAVARALATSPRVIFADEPTGALDSLNGERVMELLTEAARSANAAVVLVTHETRVAAYSDREIVVRDGRSRDMERVV comes from the coding sequence ATGACCCCCGCAGGCTCCCTCCTCACGGCCCACGGACTCCGCAAGACCTACGGCCCTACCACCGCGCTCGACGGCGCTGCCTTCTCCATCCACCCCGGTGAGGTCGTCGCCGTCATGGGCCCCTCGGGCTCCGGCAAGTCGACCCTGCTGCACTGCCTCGCCGGGATCGTCCGCCCCGACGAGGGCACCATCACGTACGACGGCCGCGAGCTGACCGCCCTGCGGGACGCCGAACTGAGCGCGCTGCGGCGCAGCGAGTTCGGGTTCGTCTTCCAGTTCGGCCAGCTCGTGCCGGAACTCACCTGCGTCGAGAACGTCGCGCTGCCGCTGCGGCTGAACGGCGCCAAGCGCAAGGAGGCCGAGGCGACCGCCCGTACCTGGATGGAGCGCCTGGAGGTCGACGACGTCACCGCCAAGCGGCCCGGCGAGGTCTCGGGCGGCCAGGGACAGCGCGTCGCCGTCGCCCGGGCGCTGGCCACGAGCCCGCGCGTGATCTTCGCCGACGAGCCGACCGGCGCCCTGGACTCGCTCAACGGCGAGCGCGTGATGGAGCTGCTGACCGAAGCCGCCCGCTCGGCCAACGCGGCCGTCGTCCTGGTCACCCACGAGACCCGTGTCGCCGCCTACTCCGACCGCGAGATCGTCGTGCGCGACGGCAGGTCGCGCGACATGGAGCGGGTCGTATGA
- a CDS encoding PadR family transcriptional regulator, with protein MSIGHTLLGLLESGPRHGYDLKRAFDEKFGHDKPLHYGQVYSTMSRLLKNGLVEVDGIEAGGGPERKRYAITDAGVTDVQRWLATPEKPEPYLQSTLYTKVVLALLTDRDAAELLDVQRAEHLRLMRILTDRKRKGDLADQLVCDHALFHLEADLRWLELTAARLGKLAQEVRSP; from the coding sequence ATGTCCATTGGCCACACCCTTCTGGGTCTCCTGGAATCGGGCCCCCGGCACGGCTACGACCTCAAGCGGGCCTTTGACGAGAAGTTCGGGCACGACAAGCCCCTGCACTACGGACAGGTCTACTCGACCATGTCCCGGCTGCTGAAGAACGGCCTCGTCGAGGTCGACGGCATAGAGGCGGGCGGCGGTCCCGAGCGCAAGCGGTACGCGATCACCGACGCAGGCGTCACCGACGTCCAGCGGTGGCTCGCCACCCCGGAGAAGCCCGAGCCCTACCTCCAGTCGACGCTCTACACCAAGGTCGTCCTCGCGCTCCTCACCGACCGCGACGCCGCCGAACTCCTGGATGTCCAGCGCGCCGAGCACCTGCGCCTGATGCGCATCCTCACCGACCGCAAACGCAAGGGCGACCTCGCCGACCAGCTCGTCTGCGACCACGCGCTCTTCCATCTCGAAGCCGATCTGCGCTGGCTGGAGCTGACCGCCGCGCGCCTCGGCAAGCTCGCCCAGGAGGTGCGCTCCCCATGA
- a CDS encoding transglycosylase domain-containing protein: protein MGRAEERQARQRGARRAVRGRPSGGGKPKRTGIRRFFTWKKLLGTFFGLILLGMGAFVVLYLVIDIPEGNAAAKRQSNVYKYSDGTILARDGKVNREIVDLDKVPEGVQKTFVAAENKSFYKDQGVDFKGTARGVLNTLTGKGKQGGSTITQQYVKNYYLTQDQTVSRKLKELVISLKVDREKSKDDILAGYINTSYYGRDAYGIQAAAQAYYGVDAKKLDVEQGAYLAALLQAPSQYDWQAATQTGKKLVKARWNYVLDNMVEEGWLDSGKREAMKFPVPEDPKALPGREGQIGYLVDEAKREVLRNSGLSEAEFAAGGYTITLNIDPKKQKQLEKAVDKKLNDKLDRKKNKADARVQAGAASVDPKTGKVLAMYGGENYVKHYTNNATRRDYQSASTFKPLILAAALENGATTQDGKPITASTVYDGTSGRPVKGSEVGFAPPNEDHVDYGPVTVQKAMNKSINSVFAQMGVDVGMPKVMEMAGKLGMDVKGLPAVPAQTLGSMGASPLEMAGVYATLDNHGKKVTPALVASIEHKDRTVDLPDPIGDQVVKRGTADALTSVLTGVVDDGTGHAVRNSVQDVAGKTGTSDDNKSAWFTGYTPKLVTSVGLFGEGAPGTPEQNKQVSMKGAGGLPRVDGGSFPAEIWAAYTFDAMGAPSEFDLDTRMGAAIAPPPEPTPKDSKEPSSTPSKPEKDPSSKPPTQSPSSEPPTQSPSSKPPTQSPSSKPPTDEPDPTHTIEIPEDPDDRGPSRD, encoded by the coding sequence ATGGGCCGAGCCGAAGAACGACAAGCGCGGCAGCGCGGTGCCCGCCGGGCAGTGCGCGGGCGCCCGTCCGGCGGGGGCAAGCCCAAGCGCACCGGCATACGCCGCTTCTTCACCTGGAAGAAGCTCCTCGGGACGTTCTTCGGACTCATCCTCCTCGGCATGGGCGCCTTCGTCGTGCTCTACCTGGTGATCGACATCCCTGAGGGCAACGCCGCGGCGAAGAGGCAGAGCAACGTCTACAAGTACAGCGACGGGACGATCCTGGCGAGGGACGGCAAGGTCAACCGCGAGATCGTCGACCTCGACAAGGTGCCCGAGGGTGTCCAGAAGACCTTCGTCGCCGCCGAGAACAAGTCCTTCTACAAGGACCAGGGCGTCGACTTCAAGGGCACGGCACGCGGCGTCCTCAACACGCTGACCGGCAAGGGCAAGCAGGGTGGCTCGACGATCACCCAGCAGTACGTGAAGAACTACTACCTCACGCAGGACCAGACGGTCAGCCGCAAGCTGAAGGAACTGGTCATCTCGCTGAAGGTGGACCGCGAGAAGAGCAAGGACGACATCCTCGCGGGCTACATCAACACCAGCTACTACGGCCGCGACGCCTACGGCATCCAGGCCGCCGCCCAGGCCTACTACGGCGTCGACGCCAAGAAGCTGGACGTGGAGCAGGGCGCCTACCTCGCCGCCCTGCTCCAGGCCCCCAGCCAGTACGACTGGCAGGCCGCGACCCAGACCGGCAAGAAGCTCGTCAAGGCCCGCTGGAACTACGTCCTCGACAACATGGTCGAGGAGGGCTGGCTGGACTCCGGCAAGCGCGAGGCGATGAAGTTCCCCGTGCCGGAGGACCCCAAGGCGCTGCCCGGCCGTGAGGGCCAGATCGGCTACCTCGTGGACGAGGCCAAGCGGGAGGTCCTGCGCAACAGCGGCCTCAGCGAGGCCGAGTTCGCGGCCGGTGGTTACACGATCACGCTGAACATCGACCCCAAGAAGCAGAAGCAGCTTGAGAAGGCCGTCGACAAGAAGCTGAACGACAAGCTGGACCGGAAGAAGAACAAGGCGGACGCCCGGGTCCAGGCGGGCGCGGCGTCCGTCGACCCCAAGACCGGCAAGGTCCTCGCCATGTACGGCGGCGAGAACTACGTGAAGCACTACACGAACAACGCCACCCGCCGCGACTACCAGTCGGCCTCCACCTTCAAGCCGCTGATCCTCGCCGCGGCCCTGGAGAACGGCGCGACGACCCAGGACGGCAAGCCGATCACGGCGAGCACCGTCTACGACGGCACCAGCGGGCGCCCGGTCAAGGGCAGCGAGGTGGGCTTCGCCCCGCCGAACGAGGACCACGTCGACTACGGCCCCGTCACCGTCCAGAAGGCGATGAACAAGTCCATCAACTCCGTCTTCGCACAGATGGGCGTGGACGTCGGGATGCCCAAGGTGATGGAGATGGCGGGCAAGCTCGGCATGGACGTCAAGGGCCTGCCCGCCGTGCCCGCCCAGACGCTGGGCTCCATGGGCGCGAGCCCGCTGGAGATGGCGGGCGTGTACGCCACGCTCGACAACCACGGCAAGAAGGTCACCCCCGCCCTGGTCGCCTCCATCGAGCACAAGGACCGCACGGTCGACCTGCCCGACCCCATCGGCGACCAGGTCGTCAAGCGCGGCACCGCCGACGCGCTGACCTCCGTCCTGACCGGCGTCGTCGACGACGGCACGGGCCACGCGGTGCGCAACTCCGTGCAGGACGTCGCCGGCAAGACCGGTACCTCCGACGACAACAAGTCGGCCTGGTTCACCGGCTACACACCGAAGCTGGTCACCTCCGTCGGCCTCTTCGGCGAGGGCGCCCCCGGCACCCCCGAGCAGAACAAGCAGGTCTCCATGAAGGGCGCGGGCGGTCTGCCGCGCGTCGACGGCGGCAGCTTCCCGGCCGAGATCTGGGCGGCGTACACCTTCGACGCGATGGGCGCGCCGAGCGAATTCGACCTCGACACACGCATGGGCGCGGCCATCGCGCCGCCCCCGGAGCCGACGCCGAAGGATTCCAAGGAGCCGTCGAGCACGCCGTCGAAGCCGGAGAAGGACCCGTCGTCGAAGCCGCCGACGCAGTCCCCGTCCTCGGAGCCGCCGACGCAGTCCCCCTCGTCCAAGCCGCCGACGCAGTCCCCGTCGTCGAAGCCGCCGACGGACGAGCCGGACCCCACGCACACGATCGAGATCCCCGAGGATCCCGACGACCGCGGGCCGAGCAGGGACTGA